A window of the Glaciimonas sp. CA11.2 genome harbors these coding sequences:
- the ruvA gene encoding Holliday junction branch migration protein RuvA: MIGRLSGILLEKNPPQLIVDCNGVGYEVGVPMSTFYNLPAIGERVVLLTHLAIREDAHVLFGFGTAEERNVFKQLIKISGVGARMALSILSGMSVHDLAQAITLQEAGRLTKVPGIGKKTAERLLLELKGKLGADIGAVGGHPVNVVTGDILNALVALGYSDKEASLALKQIPEDITVSDGIKLALKALSKL; the protein is encoded by the coding sequence ATGATAGGTCGTCTCTCCGGGATTTTACTTGAGAAAAATCCGCCGCAATTAATAGTTGATTGCAATGGCGTCGGCTATGAAGTAGGAGTACCCATGAGCACCTTTTACAATCTTCCCGCAATTGGAGAAAGGGTCGTCTTATTGACACATTTGGCCATACGAGAAGATGCGCATGTACTGTTTGGATTCGGCACCGCGGAAGAGCGCAACGTTTTTAAACAACTAATCAAAATTAGTGGAGTAGGTGCGCGTATGGCGCTCTCAATTTTGTCTGGAATGTCAGTTCACGACTTAGCACAGGCGATCACGTTGCAAGAGGCGGGACGCTTGACCAAGGTTCCTGGCATTGGCAAAAAAACTGCAGAACGTTTATTGCTGGAGTTAAAAGGAAAACTAGGTGCTGATATTGGCGCGGTCGGAGGACACCCCGTTAACGTTGTGACGGGTGATATTTTGAATGCGTTGGTTGCGTTAGGTTATTCCGATAAAGAGGCATCGCTAGCTTTAAAGCAAATACCAGAGGACATTACAGTATCCGACGGTATTAAATTGGCACTGAAGGCGTTATCCAAATTGTAA
- a CDS encoding 2-keto-4-pentenoate hydratase: MLMSTKANRYAHQLIDARASARLLPPFSNGEALLPVDGYDISKRILDASISRGEIPKGRKLGFTNRTLWPKYGVNQPIESLMWAHIFDSTVRFAEDNRGIQSLEGAVQPRIEPEIVFKLGTTPSPDASLSELADCIEWMAHAFEIVVCPFPDWKFEAADAIAAFGLHGTLIIGEPHVLSTATRRNLGDILANASVSLSCCTEDSVTLCGAGFGSDVLDSPLHAVWHLHQLLKTQPQFSPLSAGEVITTGTWTDAYPVQRGQTWVTAFSGVALPGLTLSFI; the protein is encoded by the coding sequence ATGCTCATGTCAACAAAAGCTAATCGGTACGCGCATCAACTCATCGATGCCAGAGCCAGCGCTCGATTGTTACCCCCATTTTCCAACGGCGAGGCGTTATTGCCGGTAGATGGCTATGATATTTCCAAGCGAATTCTTGACGCGAGCATTAGTCGTGGAGAGATTCCAAAAGGGCGTAAATTAGGTTTCACCAATCGTACTTTATGGCCCAAGTATGGGGTTAATCAACCCATTGAGTCACTCATGTGGGCGCATATTTTTGATAGCACCGTGCGTTTTGCTGAAGACAACCGAGGAATCCAAAGTCTAGAAGGCGCGGTACAACCACGAATCGAACCCGAAATCGTATTCAAATTGGGAACCACTCCAAGTCCGGATGCAAGTCTCAGTGAGTTGGCCGATTGTATTGAGTGGATGGCGCATGCGTTTGAGATCGTTGTGTGCCCATTCCCTGATTGGAAATTTGAGGCTGCAGATGCCATCGCCGCATTCGGTTTGCACGGCACTCTGATCATCGGAGAGCCACACGTCCTGTCGACCGCTACGCGACGTAATTTGGGAGATATATTAGCCAATGCGAGCGTTTCATTGTCTTGTTGTACCGAGGATTCCGTGACTTTATGCGGTGCTGGATTTGGTAGCGATGTGCTTGATAGCCCGTTACACGCCGTATGGCATTTACATCAGTTACTTAAAACCCAGCCACAATTTTCACCGCTCTCCGCTGGTGAGGTAATTACAACGGGGACCTGGACTGATGCATATCCAGTCCAACGGGGGCAAACGTGGGTGACGGCATTTTCTGGGGTAGCCCTTCCTGGCTTAACATTGTCATTTATATAG
- a CDS encoding YaiI/YqxD family protein codes for MSTFQIWIDADACPNAIKEILFRVAERRHMTITLVANKLLRTPPSRFIKAIQVPAGFDVADQEIIRLLHPGDLVITADIPLAAQVLDCGGDALNPRGEFYNLDNIQQHLAMRKWLEELRGSGVDTGGPAIFSQSDRHHFAAQLDRHLQKASI; via the coding sequence ATGTCAACTTTCCAGATATGGATTGACGCTGACGCTTGTCCCAATGCGATTAAAGAAATTTTATTTCGCGTTGCAGAACGGCGTCACATGACGATTACGTTGGTAGCCAACAAGTTATTGCGAACCCCACCCTCTCGTTTTATCAAGGCAATTCAAGTGCCAGCGGGATTTGATGTTGCAGATCAGGAAATAATACGTTTGTTGCATCCGGGAGATTTAGTCATTACGGCCGATATTCCGCTGGCAGCACAAGTCCTTGATTGTGGCGGCGACGCACTAAATCCTCGTGGCGAGTTTTATAATCTCGATAATATTCAACAGCATTTAGCTATGAGAAAATGGTTGGAGGAGTTGCGCGGATCGGGTGTCGATACTGGCGGACCAGCAATATTTAGCCAGAGTGATCGCCATCATTTTGCCGCGCAATTAGATCGGCATTTACAAAAAGCGTCTATTTAA
- a CDS encoding DUF2147 domain-containing protein: protein MKKSSMSILAAGLLLAFCATAQTTSPVGLWKNIDDSTGKPKALIRITESGGELSGKIEKLFREPNEEANPKCVKCEGDNKDKPIVGLTMLQGMKADGAEYSGGTILDPANGKVYKSKMSLLDDGKKLSVRGYIGVPLLGRSQTWVREE, encoded by the coding sequence ATGAAAAAAAGTTCAATGAGTATCCTCGCGGCTGGTTTGCTCCTAGCATTTTGCGCCACGGCGCAAACTACATCTCCAGTTGGATTATGGAAAAATATTGACGACTCTACCGGCAAGCCCAAAGCGTTGATTCGGATAACTGAATCTGGTGGTGAGTTGTCAGGAAAGATCGAAAAATTATTTCGTGAGCCCAACGAAGAAGCTAATCCGAAGTGTGTCAAATGCGAAGGCGACAATAAGGACAAGCCAATTGTTGGCCTGACAATGCTGCAAGGTATGAAGGCTGATGGCGCTGAGTACAGTGGTGGGACTATTCTGGACCCAGCAAACGGTAAGGTCTACAAAAGCAAGATGTCACTTCTTGATGACGGTAAAAAATTAAGCGTACGCGGATATATCGGGGTGCCCTTGCTTGGACGCTCACAAACCTGGGTGCGTGAAGAATAA
- a CDS encoding valine--tRNA ligase → MELAKSFDPAEIEQFWRSEWEKRGYYAATTDASKPSFSIQLPPPNVTGTLHMGHAFNQTIMDGLVRYHRMRGFNTAWIPGTDHAGIATQIVVERQLDAQKISRHDLGREKFIEKVWEWKEKSGSAITAQMRRLGSSADWDREYFTMDTDLSGTVTEVFVRLFEQGLIYRGKRLVNWDPMLGTAVSDLEVVSEEEDGSMWYIRYPLVDGSGHLTVATTRPETMLGDAAVAVDPTDERYRHLVGKRLTLPLCGREIPIIADEYVDKEFGTGCVKITPAHDFNDYAVGQRHNLDKISILTLNAKINEEAPQQYQGMDRFVARKQIVADLDALGLLESVKPHKLMVPRGDRTGVVIEPMLTDQWFVAMSKPAPEGTHFPGKSIAEVALEKVANGEIKMVPENWNTTYNQWLNNIQDWCVSRQLWWGHQIPAWYDEDGKIYVARTEAEAQTQAGNKVIRRDDDVLDTWFSSALIPFSTLGWPEETPDYKMFLPSSVLVTGFDIIFFWVARMVMMTTHFTGKVPFGTVYVHGLVRDGSGQKMSKSKGNTLDPIDLIDGIDVETLVTKRTTGLMNPKQADSIAKATRKEFADGIPAFGTDALRFTFASLATLGRNINFDLSRCDGYRNFCNKLWNATRFVLMNTEGKDCGFEGHTAGECNKEKLDFSYADRWIVSQLQRTEIDIAKGFTDYRFDNISSAIYKFVWDEYCDWYLEVAKIQIQNGSPAQQQATRRTLLRVLETILRLAHPIIPFVTEALWQSVAPLTGHVMDPAGDSIMRQSYPEARPDKIDEKAEAWMTELKSLTDACRNLRGEMQLSPALRIPLIIAGDASNQAALKAFAPYLQGLAKLSEVQVLEDFPESPAPISIVGNAKLMLKVEIDVAAERERLTKEITRLEAEITKAQAKLSNDSFVARAPAQVVAQEQERVASFTAILVKLNEQFAKLKD, encoded by the coding sequence ATGGAATTAGCCAAGTCTTTCGACCCTGCCGAGATTGAACAATTTTGGCGTAGCGAGTGGGAAAAACGCGGGTACTATGCCGCGACCACCGATGCCAGCAAACCATCGTTCAGCATTCAGTTACCGCCACCAAATGTTACCGGCACCTTGCACATGGGCCACGCATTCAATCAGACCATCATGGATGGCCTGGTGCGCTACCACCGCATGCGTGGCTTCAATACCGCATGGATACCGGGAACCGACCACGCCGGCATAGCGACCCAAATTGTGGTCGAGCGTCAACTCGATGCGCAAAAAATATCGCGTCACGATCTAGGCCGTGAAAAATTTATCGAAAAAGTCTGGGAGTGGAAAGAAAAATCTGGCTCTGCGATTACCGCCCAGATGCGTCGCCTTGGATCATCCGCCGATTGGGATCGTGAGTATTTCACGATGGACACCGACTTATCCGGGACCGTGACCGAGGTCTTTGTCAGACTATTCGAACAAGGTTTAATTTATCGCGGAAAACGTCTGGTCAACTGGGACCCGATGCTCGGCACGGCAGTTTCTGATCTCGAAGTGGTATCGGAAGAAGAAGACGGTTCGATGTGGTACATCCGCTATCCGCTGGTCGATGGCAGCGGTCATTTGACCGTGGCCACCACGCGCCCGGAAACCATGCTCGGCGATGCCGCCGTTGCCGTCGACCCAACCGATGAGCGTTATCGTCATCTGGTCGGCAAGAGGCTGACGTTACCATTGTGCGGTCGCGAAATTCCGATCATCGCCGATGAATACGTGGATAAAGAGTTCGGTACCGGCTGCGTGAAGATCACGCCAGCGCATGACTTTAATGATTATGCGGTGGGTCAGCGTCATAATCTGGACAAAATCAGCATCCTGACACTCAATGCAAAAATCAACGAGGAAGCGCCACAACAATATCAGGGCATGGACCGGTTTGTCGCACGTAAACAAATCGTCGCCGACCTTGATGCACTCGGTCTGCTCGAATCGGTTAAGCCGCATAAATTGATGGTCCCACGTGGAGACCGCACTGGCGTTGTGATTGAGCCAATGTTGACCGATCAATGGTTTGTGGCGATGAGCAAACCGGCACCAGAAGGCACGCATTTCCCAGGCAAATCGATTGCCGAAGTCGCGCTGGAAAAAGTCGCTAATGGTGAAATCAAGATGGTGCCAGAGAACTGGAACACCACTTACAATCAATGGCTCAACAATATTCAGGATTGGTGTGTTTCGCGTCAATTGTGGTGGGGCCATCAGATTCCCGCCTGGTACGACGAAGACGGAAAGATCTACGTCGCGCGTACTGAAGCGGAAGCGCAGACTCAAGCTGGCAACAAAGTTATCAGACGCGATGATGACGTCCTCGATACCTGGTTCTCTTCTGCGCTGATACCTTTTTCAACGCTTGGTTGGCCTGAAGAAACGCCTGATTACAAAATGTTCTTACCATCATCAGTGCTGGTGACCGGCTTTGACATTATCTTCTTTTGGGTTGCACGGATGGTCATGATGACTACCCACTTCACCGGCAAAGTGCCGTTCGGGACCGTATACGTGCATGGTCTGGTACGCGATGGTAGCGGCCAAAAAATGTCTAAATCCAAAGGAAATACGCTCGATCCAATCGACCTGATCGATGGCATTGACGTCGAAACATTGGTCACAAAACGCACCACGGGTCTGATGAACCCAAAGCAGGCAGATAGCATCGCCAAGGCTACGCGCAAAGAATTTGCCGATGGCATTCCCGCTTTTGGCACCGATGCGCTGAGGTTCACCTTTGCGTCACTAGCGACGCTTGGTCGCAATATTAATTTTGACCTGAGCCGTTGCGATGGTTACCGGAATTTCTGCAACAAATTGTGGAACGCTACCCGCTTTGTTCTGATGAATACCGAAGGTAAGGATTGCGGATTTGAAGGTCATACAGCTGGCGAGTGCAACAAAGAGAAGCTGGATTTCTCTTATGCAGACCGTTGGATTGTTTCTCAATTACAACGCACCGAAATTGACATCGCGAAGGGTTTCACCGACTATCGTTTCGATAATATTTCATCCGCTATCTATAAATTCGTATGGGATGAATATTGCGATTGGTATTTGGAAGTCGCAAAAATTCAGATACAAAACGGCAGCCCGGCACAACAGCAAGCTACGCGTCGAACGTTATTACGGGTGCTGGAAACTATTTTGCGTCTGGCCCATCCGATCATTCCTTTTGTGACTGAGGCATTGTGGCAAAGCGTTGCACCATTGACTGGCCACGTGATGGATCCAGCTGGCGATTCGATCATGCGTCAATCTTACCCAGAAGCACGCCCTGACAAAATCGATGAAAAAGCGGAAGCATGGATGACAGAATTGAAATCCCTGACTGACGCCTGTCGTAATCTGCGGGGTGAAATGCAGCTGTCGCCAGCATTGCGGATACCACTGATTATTGCTGGTGATGCATCAAATCAAGCGGCTCTGAAAGCATTCGCGCCATACTTGCAAGGACTAGCAAAATTATCGGAAGTGCAAGTATTAGAGGATTTCCCCGAGTCTCCGGCACCTATTTCCATCGTCGGTAATGCTAAGCTAATGCTGAAGGTAGAAATTGATGTTGCCGCCGAGCGTGAGCGCCTTACCAAGGAGATCACCCGTTTGGAAGCAGAAATTACAAAAGCACAGGCGAAACTAAGCAATGACAGCTTTGTAGCTCGGGCACCCGCGCAAGTGGTTGCGCAGGAACAAGAGCGCGTGGCTAGTTTTACCGCCATCTTGGTTAAACTAAACGAACAGTTTGCCAAACTGAAGGACTAG
- the ruvB gene encoding Holliday junction branch migration DNA helicase RuvB yields the protein MSIQTDDFTEQRIIAATPASPNEEAIERALRPKHLDEYVGQQKIREQLEIFITAARQRKEALDHTLLFGPPGLGKTTLAHIIAREMGVNLRQTSGPVLERAGDLAALLTNLEANDVLFIDEIHRLSPVVEEILYPALEDYQIDIMIGEGPAARSVRLDLQPFTLVGATTRAGMLTNPLRDRFGIVARLEFYTPEELTRIVTRSSALLNAPIVGDGAFEIAKRSRGTPRIANRLLRRVRDYAEVKGNGEITKAIADAALVMLDVDPVGFDVMDRKLLEAVLFKFGGGPVGLDNLAAAIGEERDTIEDVLEPYLIQQGFLQRTPRGRIATPAAYAHFGVSAPQTGPNGELWGQN from the coding sequence ATGAGCATTCAAACCGACGACTTTACCGAGCAGCGAATTATCGCGGCCACTCCGGCCTCTCCAAACGAAGAGGCAATTGAACGTGCGCTGCGACCAAAGCATTTAGATGAATATGTAGGGCAGCAAAAAATTCGTGAGCAGTTGGAAATTTTTATTACTGCTGCTCGCCAACGTAAAGAGGCATTGGATCATACCTTGCTGTTTGGACCTCCAGGGCTGGGAAAAACTACTCTAGCCCACATCATCGCCCGTGAAATGGGTGTTAATTTACGCCAAACATCAGGTCCGGTCCTTGAGCGAGCGGGAGATTTAGCTGCGTTATTGACGAATCTCGAAGCAAATGATGTTCTTTTTATTGACGAAATTCATCGGCTTTCACCGGTCGTAGAGGAAATTCTTTATCCTGCTCTTGAGGATTATCAAATAGATATTATGATCGGAGAAGGTCCAGCCGCACGCTCCGTCCGGCTCGACTTGCAACCTTTTACGTTGGTTGGTGCGACGACTCGTGCGGGAATGTTAACAAATCCGCTGCGGGATCGTTTTGGCATCGTTGCCAGATTGGAATTTTATACGCCGGAAGAATTAACCAGAATTGTTACGCGCAGTTCGGCTTTACTCAACGCGCCAATAGTCGGGGATGGCGCGTTTGAAATTGCTAAGCGCAGCCGTGGTACGCCACGTATCGCCAATCGACTTTTAAGACGTGTTCGAGACTATGCCGAGGTAAAGGGAAATGGTGAAATAACTAAAGCCATCGCCGATGCCGCGTTAGTTATGCTAGATGTTGATCCAGTCGGATTCGATGTAATGGATCGTAAATTGCTCGAAGCTGTGCTCTTTAAATTTGGTGGTGGCCCGGTTGGTCTTGATAATTTGGCCGCAGCAATAGGCGAAGAGCGTGACACTATTGAAGACGTGCTGGAGCCCTATTTGATACAGCAAGGCTTCTTGCAGCGGACGCCGCGAGGTAGGATCGCGACTCCTGCTGCCTATGCGCACTTTGGTGTTAGTGCGCCGCAGACCGGTCCCAACGGCGAACTTTGGGGCCAAAATTAA